One window of the Sphaerochaeta associata genome contains the following:
- a CDS encoding energy-coupling factor transporter transmembrane component T family protein, which translates to MAEALIFHYRAQDTFLCKANPLTKVVAVIAICVLILSLSLSGLLLVSAALLVTTFAQHLPLRSYKRELKYFAFLLLLILITEYMATQSHQQAASAFLRFVCIILCGLLIADSTSPDDLARSLGSLLDGIPFIRGWEVASAIELTLSILPMIFDAALQVVTARKARLERRRNPLASLTSLISAIFSLLLDKTEDLSLALEARLFDPVRPRQRLPYTIADLKLAILLLILLLLASML; encoded by the coding sequence ATGGCTGAAGCGCTGATCTTCCACTACCGGGCGCAGGACACCTTCTTGTGCAAGGCAAATCCGCTCACCAAGGTTGTTGCCGTCATCGCCATTTGTGTACTCATTCTCTCCCTCTCCTTGTCCGGCTTGCTTTTGGTAAGCGCTGCCTTGCTTGTCACAACCTTTGCCCAACACCTGCCCTTGCGCAGCTATAAGCGCGAGCTCAAGTACTTTGCCTTTCTGCTGTTGCTCATCCTTATAACCGAATATATGGCGACACAAAGCCATCAGCAGGCAGCTTCGGCCTTTCTTCGTTTCGTCTGCATAATCCTCTGCGGCCTGCTCATCGCCGACAGCACCTCTCCCGACGACCTGGCTCGATCACTGGGAAGCCTTCTCGATGGAATCCCGTTCATACGGGGTTGGGAGGTTGCCAGCGCCATCGAGCTGACTCTCTCCATTCTTCCCATGATCTTCGATGCAGCCCTGCAGGTCGTCACCGCCAGAAAAGCCCGCCTTGAGAGACGACGCAACCCGTTGGCCTCACTCACCTCCCTGATTTCCGCCATCTTCAGCCTCCTGTTGGACAAGACCGAGGACCTCTCCCTAGCCCTGGAGGCAAGGCTCTTCGACCCGGTTCGTCCACGGCAGAGACTTCCTTACACGATAGCCGACCTGAAGCTCGCAATCCTTCTTCTCATACTGCTTTTGCTTGCTTCCATGCTATAG
- a CDS encoding cupin domain-containing protein, with the protein MIKKEQEMKSVVKQRMREGTGQVVVKSLMDEGTVSHSRLFAELVIEKGCSIGKHDHVNETEYYWITEGKGIVTEADGEKVVQKGDLVITGGGASHAIRNDEDETLKLMALIILE; encoded by the coding sequence ATGATCAAGAAAGAACAGGAGATGAAAAGCGTCGTCAAGCAGAGGATGCGGGAAGGTACCGGGCAGGTGGTGGTCAAATCATTGATGGATGAGGGGACTGTATCGCACAGTCGGTTGTTCGCTGAGTTGGTCATCGAGAAAGGCTGCTCCATCGGCAAGCACGATCACGTAAATGAGACCGAGTACTATTGGATCACCGAAGGGAAAGGCATCGTCACCGAAGCCGACGGCGAGAAGGTCGTGCAGAAAGGCGATTTGGTCATCACCGGCGGCGGAGCCAGTCATGCCATCCGAAACGATGAGGATGAGACCTTGAAACTGATGGCCCTCATCATTTTGGAGTAG
- a CDS encoding HAD-IA family hydrolase, protein MIKVCMFDMGGVLVRNFLVAPKLLAFLGRSETSFSELPDSFRQALRAHSKGEIEELELWDIYEKTTGSCVLKHEGSLLGKFFEPTVDIPTQDILCELKQKGYRVICGTNVNDSHYTIHHQLHQYDIFDHVYASHLLHSAKPEGAFFQSILESEQLEPDQLFFTDDMPANIESARTQGLEAYLYTDAIALQAQLEKLKILR, encoded by the coding sequence ATGATCAAGGTATGCATGTTCGATATGGGAGGGGTGCTGGTACGCAATTTTCTGGTGGCTCCCAAGCTTCTCGCCTTTCTTGGCCGTAGTGAAACTTCCTTTTCCGAGCTTCCTGATTCGTTCAGGCAAGCTCTACGAGCTCACAGCAAAGGAGAAATCGAAGAGCTGGAACTATGGGACATCTATGAGAAGACAACAGGTTCCTGTGTCCTAAAGCATGAAGGGAGCCTGCTTGGGAAATTCTTTGAACCGACTGTCGACATACCCACGCAGGACATTCTCTGCGAACTAAAGCAGAAAGGCTATCGAGTAATCTGCGGCACCAATGTCAACGATTCCCACTACACCATCCACCATCAACTGCATCAGTATGACATTTTCGACCACGTCTATGCCTCCCATCTTCTGCATAGCGCGAAACCTGAAGGAGCTTTCTTTCAAAGTATCCTGGAAAGCGAGCAGCTGGAACCCGACCAGCTGTTCTTTACCGATGACATGCCTGCGAATATTGAAAGCGCCCGCACACAAGGCTTGGAAGCCTACCTGTACACCGATGCGATTGCGTTGCAAGCACAACTGGAGAAACTGAAAATTCTTCGCTAG
- a CDS encoding 5-formyltetrahydrofolate cyclo-ligase: MDAKQALRTELRRQAKRLAASDFSHEDAMSCDALLQSSAYKQATMLFAYAPMEDEVNITALLEHAIANKALALPVCKEDGIITFFRVENLASLTAGRYGILEPKQELQVEPTMHDLLVIPGLAYTRNGRRLGRGKGYYDRYLASNPGFFTIGICRSHQLLEDIPTDAWDKSVRTVLCAGVFY, translated from the coding sequence ATGGATGCCAAACAAGCACTACGCACCGAGCTTAGACGCCAGGCAAAGCGCCTTGCTGCCTCTGACTTTTCGCATGAGGACGCAATGAGCTGTGATGCATTGCTGCAATCGAGTGCATACAAGCAGGCGACCATGTTGTTTGCCTATGCTCCCATGGAAGATGAAGTAAACATCACAGCACTCTTGGAGCATGCAATCGCAAACAAGGCTCTTGCCCTGCCGGTATGCAAAGAGGATGGAATCATCACCTTTTTTCGTGTTGAGAATCTTGCTTCATTGACAGCCGGACGGTATGGAATCCTTGAACCGAAACAGGAATTGCAGGTTGAACCAACAATGCATGATCTATTGGTGATTCCCGGTCTCGCATATACCAGAAACGGCAGGAGGCTCGGCCGCGGGAAAGGCTATTACGACCGCTATCTCGCCTCCAACCCCGGCTTCTTCACCATCGGCATATGCCGCAGCCATCAATTATTGGAAGATATCCCCACCGATGCATGGGACAAGTCAGTCAGGACAGTGCTTTGTGCAGGAGTATTTTATTGA
- a CDS encoding sulfide/dihydroorotate dehydrogenase-like FAD/NAD-binding protein, with product MNTILSKQRLSAEVFRMEIEAKEIAEARKPGQFIILQMGGDFGERIPLTIADADPVKGSITLIFQAVGETTHRLALFEVGDTIENLLGPLGKPTDIKKYGKVVCVGGGIGVAPLFPIVQGMKRAGNEVKVIMGARNKDLLIMEEDMKATADEVIVVTDDGSYGRKALVTEPLKELCEQYKPDCVVIIGPPIMMKFAALTTKPYGIHTIVSLNTIMIDGTGMCGGCRVTIGGKTKFVCVDGPEFDGHQVDWDNMLLRLGTYKSKEQEAHHRCHIGMHIKEGEA from the coding sequence ATGAATACGATTCTTTCTAAGCAGCGGCTTTCGGCCGAAGTTTTCAGAATGGAGATTGAGGCCAAGGAGATTGCCGAGGCGCGAAAGCCCGGACAGTTCATCATCCTGCAGATGGGTGGGGATTTCGGCGAGCGCATTCCGTTGACGATTGCCGATGCAGACCCTGTCAAGGGTTCCATCACCCTGATTTTCCAGGCTGTCGGAGAAACAACCCATCGCCTGGCTCTTTTTGAGGTAGGCGACACCATAGAAAACCTGCTTGGTCCGCTGGGAAAACCCACCGACATCAAGAAATACGGCAAGGTTGTTTGTGTCGGCGGAGGTATTGGTGTGGCGCCCCTGTTTCCCATCGTACAGGGCATGAAGCGAGCCGGCAATGAGGTCAAGGTGATCATGGGAGCCAGAAACAAGGACCTCTTGATCATGGAAGAGGATATGAAGGCTACCGCCGATGAAGTCATTGTCGTAACCGACGACGGTTCCTACGGGCGCAAGGCGTTGGTGACCGAACCGCTGAAGGAGCTGTGTGAGCAATACAAACCCGACTGTGTCGTCATCATCGGTCCTCCGATCATGATGAAGTTTGCCGCCCTCACCACCAAACCCTATGGGATTCACACGATTGTCAGCTTGAACACCATTATGATCGACGGTACGGGCATGTGCGGCGGTTGCCGGGTGACAATCGGGGGAAAAACCAAGTTCGTCTGTGTAGACGGCCCGGAATTTGATGGACATCAGGTGGATTGGGACAATATGCTGCTTCGTCTGGGCACCTACAAGAGCAAGGAACAGGAAGCTCATCACCGCTGCCATATTGGTATGCACATCAAGGAAGGGGAGGCATAA
- a CDS encoding energy-coupling factor ABC transporter ATP-binding protein, with product MTDANHPILSVQNLSFFFEQDNHILKDLSFSIAKGSFTLITGPNGSGKSLLLRCLKGLLQPKTGSIHILDEDLTHKAKQRMQAIGLVFQDAETQIVGQTVEKDIRFGMENLGLPKEVQENRLEEVLALLDLHKQRNQRPRTLSGGEKRRLAIAGLLVMDPRLLVLDEPFANLDYRSVVSVLSTLLRLQKAGHTIILVSHEVDKTLAHADHVLLLDDGHLVQSGTAVDVYPHLASHGIYLPSSAGIEELSWLKR from the coding sequence ATGACTGATGCAAACCATCCCATCCTTTCGGTCCAAAACCTCAGCTTCTTCTTCGAGCAGGACAATCATATCCTCAAGGACCTCAGTTTTTCGATAGCAAAAGGTTCCTTCACCCTCATCACCGGGCCCAACGGGTCAGGCAAGAGTCTTTTGCTGCGTTGCCTGAAAGGGCTCCTGCAGCCAAAGACCGGTTCAATACACATCCTGGATGAAGATTTGACTCATAAGGCCAAGCAACGGATGCAAGCCATCGGACTGGTCTTTCAGGATGCAGAGACGCAGATAGTCGGCCAAACCGTCGAGAAGGACATCCGCTTCGGGATGGAGAATCTTGGATTACCCAAGGAAGTGCAGGAAAACAGACTGGAAGAAGTGCTTGCACTGCTGGATCTGCACAAGCAGAGGAACCAACGTCCACGCACGCTCAGCGGAGGGGAAAAGAGGCGCCTGGCAATCGCCGGGCTGCTGGTCATGGACCCCAGGCTGCTGGTTCTGGACGAACCGTTCGCAAACCTCGACTACCGCTCGGTGGTCAGCGTGCTCTCCACCCTGCTGCGTCTGCAAAAGGCGGGGCATACGATCATCCTGGTAAGCCATGAAGTGGACAAGACACTCGCACACGCAGACCACGTGCTCCTGCTCGATGACGGGCATCTGGTACAAAGCGGCACTGCTGTCGATGTGTATCCGCACCTGGCATCCCATGGCATCTACCTGCCCTCCTCGGCGGGTATTGAGGAACTCTCATGGCTGAAGCGCTGA
- a CDS encoding ABC transporter substrate-binding protein, whose product MKKMLTVLLVLLCSAALFAGGSAESSTTAATGYKDTITVGQGADVTSFDPHIGKETPAVAVTNHIFDTLVDTNPTTGEVVPQIAEKWEVVSPTSYRFFIRKGLTFHNGEALDADDVKFSLDRAIASGSVSYIVDFIKEVKIEDQYTVLVTTKAPYGPTLRNLAVPFAAIVPKDYVSANQDILKTKPVGSGPYKFVSWTQNDNAKLEAYDQYYNGAPKTKNLIIKVIPEASQRTIALETGELDIVYDVLVSDLKRVKENKNLVLLEAPSLTCFYISFNMRKPPFDNQKVRQAINMAIDRQLLVDTVNSGTGAAADEIIAPAVYGYYSTGVWEYNPTKAKQLLAEAGYPNGFNATLWVNNNQSRVEMCQAIQEMLREIGITVKVEVMEFGTFISRTTAGEHDMGYFGWVTSTKDADYSYYSLQHSSQQGAPGNRSFIADPEVDRLVMLGRTSADTKVRDAAYKDLAIRLKEIANNAPILYTAITAGTNKKVEGFVLDPIGYHRLETVKVSK is encoded by the coding sequence ATGAAAAAGATGCTGACCGTGCTACTCGTTTTACTCTGCAGCGCAGCCCTCTTCGCTGGCGGGTCCGCAGAATCGTCCACCACAGCCGCAACAGGCTACAAGGATACGATTACTGTCGGACAAGGTGCGGATGTCACCTCATTCGATCCTCACATCGGTAAGGAGACCCCCGCTGTCGCAGTCACCAACCACATCTTTGACACGCTTGTGGACACCAATCCGACTACCGGTGAGGTTGTCCCCCAGATTGCTGAGAAATGGGAGGTAGTATCCCCTACTTCGTACCGGTTCTTTATCCGCAAGGGCCTTACGTTCCACAACGGTGAAGCCCTGGATGCCGACGACGTAAAGTTCTCACTCGATCGCGCCATTGCAAGCGGATCGGTCTCCTACATCGTCGACTTCATCAAGGAAGTAAAGATCGAAGACCAGTACACCGTCCTTGTCACCACCAAGGCTCCGTACGGACCGACGCTGCGCAACCTCGCAGTTCCCTTCGCCGCCATCGTTCCCAAGGACTATGTCTCTGCAAACCAGGACATCCTGAAGACCAAGCCCGTCGGATCAGGTCCCTACAAGTTCGTCTCCTGGACCCAGAACGACAATGCCAAGCTTGAAGCCTATGACCAGTACTACAACGGCGCCCCCAAGACCAAGAACCTGATCATCAAGGTCATTCCTGAAGCATCCCAGAGAACCATAGCCCTAGAGACCGGTGAACTGGATATAGTGTACGATGTGCTGGTATCAGACCTCAAGCGTGTGAAGGAAAACAAGAACCTCGTTCTTTTGGAAGCACCGTCGTTGACCTGTTTCTACATCTCCTTCAACATGCGCAAGCCCCCGTTCGACAACCAGAAGGTCCGTCAGGCCATCAACATGGCGATCGACCGCCAGCTGCTGGTTGACACCGTCAACAGCGGTACCGGAGCCGCAGCCGATGAGATCATCGCCCCGGCCGTATACGGCTACTACTCCACCGGTGTATGGGAATACAATCCCACCAAGGCAAAGCAACTGCTTGCAGAAGCCGGCTACCCCAACGGGTTCAATGCAACATTGTGGGTGAACAACAACCAGAGCCGTGTAGAGATGTGCCAGGCCATTCAGGAGATGCTCAGGGAAATCGGCATCACCGTAAAGGTCGAGGTGATGGAATTCGGCACCTTCATCAGCCGTACCACCGCCGGGGAGCATGACATGGGATATTTCGGCTGGGTAACCTCCACCAAGGATGCCGACTACTCCTACTACTCCTTGCAGCACAGTTCACAGCAGGGAGCTCCCGGAAACCGCTCCTTCATCGCCGATCCCGAAGTCGACCGTCTGGTCATGCTCGGTCGCACCAGTGCCGACACCAAGGTTCGCGATGCCGCATACAAGGATCTAGCCATCAGGCTGAAGGAAATCGCAAACAACGCTCCGATCCTTTATACCGCGATCACCGCCGGTACAAACAAGAAGGTTGAGGGCTTCGTACTCGACCCGATCGGATATCACAGATTGGAGACCGTCAAGGTGTCCAAGTAA
- a CDS encoding M42 family metallopeptidase — protein MNTQDLIQSIKRISDANGISGFEDEVLHVIRAEGAGLGTFEEDRIRNLYLYRHENKAGRPIVQLNAHTDEVGFMVKAIRPDGMIEFIAIGGWIPTNVPAHMVRILNKDGVYVPAVVASKPPHFMSEAEKKAPLEITNLVLDVGASSSEEVIKEYRIGIAAPVVPEVSCTFDEKHGLFIGKAFDCRIGCASTLATLKELQGMDLKVNLVGDFSSQEEVGTRGSIVSANTIKADLAIVFEGCPADDTVVPSYQAQTCLKKGPMLRHIDSRMITNPRFQRYALNLAQELGIPVQEAVRSAGATNGAPIHLAHDGIPAIVIGVPVRYAHTHYGISALFDVEQAVRLAKEILLRMDSKTIRSF, from the coding sequence ATGAATACGCAAGACCTCATTCAGAGCATCAAACGCATCAGCGATGCCAACGGCATCAGCGGTTTTGAAGATGAAGTGCTTCATGTAATCCGAGCAGAAGGTGCCGGCCTGGGTACCTTCGAGGAAGACCGGATTCGCAACCTCTATCTCTACCGACACGAAAACAAAGCAGGAAGGCCCATCGTACAACTGAACGCCCACACAGATGAGGTTGGTTTCATGGTCAAGGCGATACGCCCTGACGGTATGATTGAGTTCATAGCCATCGGAGGTTGGATCCCGACCAATGTCCCGGCCCACATGGTGCGCATCCTCAACAAGGATGGTGTCTATGTTCCGGCCGTAGTTGCAAGCAAACCTCCTCACTTTATGAGTGAGGCAGAAAAGAAGGCCCCCTTGGAAATCACAAACCTCGTACTCGATGTAGGGGCGAGCAGCAGTGAAGAGGTCATCAAGGAGTATCGAATCGGAATAGCTGCACCTGTGGTGCCCGAAGTAAGCTGCACCTTTGATGAGAAGCACGGCCTTTTCATCGGCAAGGCGTTCGACTGCCGCATCGGCTGTGCAAGCACCCTCGCCACCCTCAAGGAGTTGCAGGGCATGGATCTGAAGGTCAACCTCGTTGGCGACTTCTCCAGCCAGGAGGAAGTGGGAACCCGAGGCTCGATTGTCAGTGCCAATACCATCAAGGCCGACCTGGCCATCGTCTTCGAAGGCTGTCCTGCCGATGATACGGTGGTGCCCTCGTATCAGGCGCAAACGTGTCTAAAAAAGGGCCCGATGCTGCGCCACATCGATTCACGTATGATCACCAACCCCCGCTTCCAGCGGTACGCCCTGAACCTGGCCCAAGAGCTAGGCATCCCGGTACAGGAGGCCGTGCGCAGTGCAGGAGCAACCAACGGCGCTCCCATTCACTTGGCCCATGATGGAATTCCTGCCATTGTCATCGGTGTCCCTGTCCGCTATGCCCACACGCATTATGGGATCAGCGCTCTCTTCGATGTCGAGCAGGCAGTACGCCTAGCCAAGGAAATCCTGCTGCGGATGGACAGCAAGACCATCAGGAGCTTTTGA
- a CDS encoding CatA-like O-acetyltransferase, with protein MEPSYCVTVELDVTHFLGRVRSLGCSFTFSMVHLVTSCAQEIEEFRYRFLDGRVVLYKKINTACTYLDEQSDLFKVVYVPMQDSLPDYLAEAAARVKAQKEYFTGPLANDVFQFSPMPWLSYTHISHTISGKKDASTPLFDWGKYTVKDGKWLLPFSVQAHHSFVDGLHIAKLADSIQKHLDAF; from the coding sequence GTGGAACCTTCGTATTGTGTGACGGTTGAACTCGACGTTACGCATTTTCTTGGGAGGGTTCGGTCTTTAGGTTGCTCATTTACGTTCTCAATGGTGCATCTGGTGACTTCGTGTGCCCAGGAAATCGAGGAGTTTCGGTATCGGTTTCTCGATGGTCGGGTTGTTTTGTACAAGAAGATCAATACTGCTTGTACCTATTTGGATGAGCAGAGCGATTTGTTCAAGGTAGTCTATGTTCCTATGCAGGATAGCCTTCCCGACTATCTGGCTGAAGCTGCCGCACGGGTGAAAGCGCAGAAGGAGTACTTTACCGGTCCCTTGGCGAATGATGTCTTCCAATTTTCTCCCATGCCTTGGCTCTCTTACACCCATATCTCCCATACTATTTCCGGAAAGAAGGATGCATCCACTCCTTTATTCGATTGGGGCAAGTATACGGTAAAGGATGGCAAATGGCTGCTTCCTTTCTCTGTGCAGGCGCATCATTCGTTTGTGGATGGTTTGCATATCGCAAAGCTCGCTGATTCAATACAGAAGCATCTGGATGCGTTCTAG
- the gltA gene encoding NADPH-dependent glutamate synthase, whose amino-acid sequence MHATREELDAQAQALLAQYADKKLTPRDRAQIPLQEMPTQAPEIRVANMQEVAIGYTESQVRIEAMRCLQCKNKPCIAGCPVAIDIPAFIDKAAQGKFAESVEIIKQSSLLPSICGRVCPQESQCQLYCTVGKMHKDIDQSVSIGRIERFVADYAREHELEKVPQVGEPTGRRVAVVGTGPASISAAADLRRGGHEVVMFEALHKAGGVLVYGIPEFRLPKKIVEHELNNLVAMGVEIRRNYLVGKTRKISDLMEKDGFDAVFVGSGAGLPKFMNIEGENYIGVFSANEYLTRSNLMKAYAVGEALTPLFDSHKVAVFGGGNVAMDAARTAKRLGAEEVTIVYRRTEVEMPARKEEVAHAKEEGVQFLYLHAPLRITANEKGRVNGVELITCELGEPDASGRRSPIEIAGSEKMYDYDTVIVAIGNDSNPLIKATTDGIEVNRRGNFIVNEETCETTLKGVYAGGDIVLGAATVILAMGQGRKAAKAMNDYLQTL is encoded by the coding sequence ATGCATGCTACGAGAGAAGAGTTGGACGCACAGGCGCAGGCATTGCTGGCCCAATATGCCGATAAGAAGTTGACCCCGAGGGATCGGGCCCAGATACCGCTGCAGGAGATGCCCACCCAGGCGCCCGAGATCAGGGTTGCCAATATGCAGGAAGTAGCCATTGGATACACCGAAAGCCAAGTGAGGATCGAGGCGATGCGCTGTCTGCAGTGCAAGAACAAGCCTTGCATCGCCGGCTGTCCGGTCGCCATCGATATTCCTGCCTTCATCGACAAGGCTGCCCAGGGAAAGTTTGCCGAATCGGTTGAAATCATCAAGCAGAGCAGCCTGCTTCCCTCTATTTGCGGACGTGTTTGTCCGCAGGAGAGTCAGTGCCAGCTCTACTGCACTGTAGGTAAAATGCACAAGGACATCGATCAGTCGGTATCCATCGGCCGCATCGAACGGTTTGTCGCCGACTACGCCCGAGAGCACGAGCTTGAGAAGGTTCCCCAGGTGGGAGAACCGACGGGAAGGCGTGTCGCTGTGGTCGGAACCGGACCTGCCAGCATCTCAGCCGCTGCAGACCTCAGAAGAGGCGGCCACGAGGTGGTGATGTTCGAAGCGTTGCACAAGGCCGGTGGGGTATTGGTGTACGGCATTCCTGAGTTCCGTCTTCCCAAGAAGATCGTCGAGCATGAATTGAACAATCTGGTTGCCATGGGTGTAGAGATCCGCCGAAACTATCTGGTGGGCAAAACCCGAAAGATCTCCGATTTGATGGAGAAGGACGGCTTTGATGCCGTGTTCGTCGGCTCGGGTGCCGGCCTTCCGAAGTTCATGAACATCGAAGGCGAGAACTACATCGGTGTATTTTCGGCCAATGAGTATCTGACCCGCAGCAACCTTATGAAGGCGTATGCAGTCGGAGAAGCATTGACTCCTCTCTTTGATTCTCACAAGGTTGCAGTCTTCGGCGGCGGCAACGTGGCCATGGATGCGGCCCGTACGGCAAAGCGTTTGGGTGCCGAAGAGGTGACGATCGTCTATCGCCGCACCGAGGTTGAGATGCCTGCCCGTAAGGAGGAGGTCGCTCACGCCAAGGAAGAGGGTGTACAGTTTTTGTACCTTCACGCCCCACTTAGGATTACCGCCAATGAGAAGGGGCGGGTGAACGGGGTTGAGTTGATCACGTGCGAACTGGGCGAGCCTGATGCCTCAGGCAGACGCAGTCCCATCGAGATCGCAGGAAGTGAGAAGATGTACGACTATGACACCGTCATCGTCGCCATCGGAAACGACAGCAATCCCTTGATCAAGGCAACCACCGACGGGATCGAGGTTAATAGACGGGGAAACTTCATCGTCAATGAAGAGACCTGTGAGACTACGCTCAAGGGTGTCTATGCCGGAGGCGATATCGTACTTGGTGCTGCGACGGTCATCCTTGCCATGGGACAGGGCCGTAAGGCGGCAAAGGCAATGAATGACTATCTGCAAACCCTTTAG
- a CDS encoding PTS sugar transporter subunit IIA, with product MDIRNDCRSVICQLQATEKTQAILEVIDSCNIFSSLPDIERFKRGVLRRERAQTTGIGHGVAIAHGKILGLNEVHIALGISRDGLEYGSADGMPVHLLFVIASSPSIQMEYLGALSSILRSVRTEEMRSHLLDIHQSKSDEACQRFFSMMADQRFVWFCKDNQ from the coding sequence GTGGATATTCGTAACGATTGCCGATCGGTGATCTGTCAGCTTCAGGCTACTGAAAAAACCCAGGCCATCCTGGAAGTGATAGATTCCTGCAACATATTTTCCTCTCTTCCCGATATCGAGCGCTTCAAACGCGGGGTGCTTCGTCGTGAGCGCGCCCAGACGACAGGCATAGGTCACGGGGTGGCCATAGCCCATGGCAAGATCCTGGGACTGAACGAGGTGCACATCGCCCTGGGCATCAGCAGGGATGGGCTTGAGTACGGAAGCGCCGATGGCATGCCTGTGCATCTGCTCTTTGTCATCGCCTCCTCTCCTTCCATCCAAATGGAGTATTTGGGTGCCTTGAGTTCAATTTTGCGCAGCGTCCGCACCGAGGAGATGCGCTCGCACCTCTTGGACATACATCAGAGCAAGTCCGACGAGGCCTGCCAGCGGTTTTTCTCCATGATGGCCGATCAGCGATTCGTCTGGTTCTGCAAGGACAATCAATAA
- a CDS encoding Hsp20/alpha crystallin family protein translates to MKYYVTYNQNNGLSNFDSLFNDLFSDWGVSRSKIPPVDIYETEKSYVIEAELAGYKQDEVQVNVDKHVLKLSSNKESLKDVDGKKSLVRERYFKKFERSFSLPEDIDEEKIEGEFSDGVLTLTLPKKKEVLPKTIEVKIK, encoded by the coding sequence ATGAAATATTACGTAACCTACAATCAGAATAATGGTCTTTCGAACTTCGATTCCCTGTTCAACGATCTCTTCTCCGACTGGGGTGTGAGTCGCTCCAAGATTCCCCCGGTGGACATCTATGAGACTGAGAAGTCGTATGTGATCGAGGCAGAACTCGCCGGCTACAAGCAGGATGAGGTGCAGGTCAATGTGGACAAGCATGTTCTCAAGCTTTCCAGCAACAAGGAGTCTCTCAAGGATGTCGACGGTAAGAAGAGCCTGGTACGCGAGCGATACTTCAAGAAGTTCGAGCGTTCCTTCAGCCTTCCCGAGGATATCGATGAGGAGAAGATCGAGGGCGAGTTCTCCGACGGTGTCTTGACCCTTACCCTGCCCAAGAAGAAGGAAGTCCTTCCAAAGACGATTGAAGTGAAGATTAAATAG